A stretch of the uncultured Desulfobacter sp. genome encodes the following:
- a CDS encoding ArsC family (seleno)protein, which produces MTIEWAYIRKGCTSCKKALAYFKEHKISVDLTVDARKEKIDAQKAWDVIKHQKHIYIAKGKNKILTFVPDPSDAQEILKHALGRTGNLRAPTVIRMANIFIGFNEDIYTRL; this is translated from the coding sequence ATGACAATAGAGTGGGCATATATTAGAAAAGGCTGCACGTCTTGCAAAAAAGCGCTTGCCTATTTTAAAGAACACAAGATTTCAGTGGATTTAACGGTTGATGCAAGAAAAGAAAAAATAGATGCACAAAAAGCCTGGGATGTCATCAAGCATCAGAAACATATCTACATTGCAAAAGGTAAAAATAAAATTTTAACCTTTGTTCCGGACCCATCGGATGCCCAAGAGATTCTAAAGCATGCGTTAGGCCGGACAGGTAACCTGAGAGCCCCCACAGTGATCCGGATGGCAAACATTTTTATTGGTTTCAACGAAGACATTTATACCCGTTTGTAA
- a CDS encoding DUF1573 domain-containing protein, which produces MKKLSIKIIFTVGILWMAAAGMSYAGSDIAVKESVFSFGSVTDGTQITHDFIISNPGDDVLSILRVGTSCRCTVANYPKTVAPGKTGIIHVKADTSGYGGRTFKRYIIIRTNVQGKESVKLQIEGAVQ; this is translated from the coding sequence ATGAAAAAATTATCAATCAAAATTATTTTTACGGTCGGTATCTTATGGATGGCGGCAGCCGGCATGTCATATGCGGGTTCAGATATTGCGGTAAAGGAATCCGTATTTTCATTTGGCAGCGTAACCGACGGCACACAGATTACCCATGATTTTATAATCAGCAATCCAGGAGACGATGTATTATCCATACTGCGGGTGGGTACTTCATGCAGATGCACAGTCGCCAATTATCCAAAAACCGTTGCCCCGGGCAAAACAGGTATCATACATGTGAAAGCGGATACTTCGGGCTATGGCGGCAGAACATTCAAGCGGTACATCATCATCCGAACAAATGTGCAGGGAAAAGAATCTGTCAAGCTCCAGATAGAAGGGGCAGTGCAATAA
- a CDS encoding NAD-dependent epimerase/dehydratase family protein yields the protein MRCLVTGGTGFVGSNLTLALQEQGHEVIITGNESEQVLPGFKGKCLYPGFIGIDWDAIGNIDVLFHQAAINGTRVNDEKEIMRANLESSKQLFNYVIAHGCRKIVYASSTAIYGNAPAPYHESDPSDPQTPYAEAKKLLDDFSMALAAGYSDLTIVGLRYCNIFGPRENHKGTRATMVYQFARQMQKGNPKLFKFGDQKRDYIYVKDVVKANILDGPVKSQSPNQA from the coding sequence ATGAGATGTTTAGTAACCGGCGGAACCGGATTCGTAGGTTCCAATTTAACTTTAGCGCTTCAAGAGCAAGGACACGAGGTGATCATCACAGGAAATGAATCTGAACAGGTCTTACCGGGATTTAAGGGTAAATGCCTGTATCCAGGGTTTATAGGCATAGATTGGGACGCCATAGGAAACATTGATGTCCTTTTTCACCAGGCGGCAATTAACGGGACAAGAGTAAATGACGAAAAAGAAATCATGCGAGCCAATCTTGAATCATCAAAGCAGTTATTCAACTATGTCATTGCCCATGGATGCAGAAAAATTGTGTACGCTTCATCAACAGCAATATATGGCAACGCCCCGGCCCCTTACCACGAAAGTGACCCGTCGGATCCACAAACACCCTATGCCGAGGCAAAAAAATTACTCGATGATTTTTCCATGGCCCTTGCAGCCGGATATTCAGATCTCACCATTGTCGGACTTCGATATTGCAATATATTCGGGCCAAGAGAAAACCATAAGGGAACAAGGGCTACAATGGTGTATCAATTTGCCCGGCAGATGCAAAAAGGGAACCCGAAACTTTTTAAATTCGGAGATCAAAAAAGAGACTACATCTATGTCAAAGATGTTGTAAAAGCCAATATCCTTGATGGTCCTGTAAAAAGTCAAAGCCCAAATCAAGCTTGA
- a CDS encoding homocysteine S-methyltransferase family protein, translating to MMTTGKVTIIDGGIGRELERRGAPFKQPEWSARSMIDAPEIVKEVHKAFIASGASVITTNSYALVPFHLGEQHFKKQGKALATIAGRTACAAVKETLPHTRVAGSIPPLFGSYRADLYRPERVVEIATPLIEGLRPYVDLWLCETQSLIDEPVRIKALIDQLDPSGKPFWVSFSLDDLHLNREPMLRSGELLVDAVKEMVSANVDAVLFNCCQPEVISDAINVTQGQLSRLGAKNIRIGAYANAFPPQKENAKANKKLNEIRADLTPSSYLTWAQKWVQDGATLIGGCCGIGPEHISKLAQELV from the coding sequence ATGATGACAACAGGAAAAGTGACGATTATAGACGGTGGCATTGGAAGGGAACTTGAACGGCGAGGCGCGCCGTTCAAGCAGCCGGAGTGGTCAGCCCGGAGCATGATTGATGCGCCTGAAATCGTCAAAGAGGTTCACAAAGCATTTATTGCAAGTGGCGCATCTGTCATAACAACAAACTCGTATGCCCTGGTCCCTTTTCATCTTGGAGAACAACACTTCAAAAAACAAGGCAAAGCCCTGGCAACCATCGCAGGCCGGACAGCTTGTGCGGCTGTGAAGGAAACCCTGCCGCACACCCGGGTTGCAGGTTCCATCCCCCCGCTGTTTGGCTCCTACCGTGCCGATCTGTACAGACCGGAACGGGTTGTTGAAATTGCGACCCCCTTGATTGAAGGACTTCGTCCATATGTTGATTTGTGGCTATGTGAAACCCAAAGCCTGATTGATGAACCTGTTCGAATTAAAGCCCTGATCGATCAATTGGATCCGTCCGGCAAACCATTCTGGGTTTCCTTCTCCCTGGATGATTTACATTTAAATCGTGAACCTATGTTACGTTCGGGCGAATTATTGGTCGATGCGGTCAAAGAGATGGTCAGTGCAAATGTGGATGCTGTTTTGTTCAACTGTTGTCAACCCGAAGTCATCAGTGACGCCATTAATGTAACACAGGGCCAATTATCACGCCTCGGGGCCAAGAACATCCGAATCGGTGCCTATGCAAATGCTTTTCCGCCACAGAAGGAAAATGCAAAGGCAAATAAAAAACTCAATGAAATACGTGCAGATTTAACCCCATCATCATATCTGACCTGGGCCCAAAAATGGGTCCAGGATGGGGCAACGCTGATTGGCGGATGTTGCGGAATCGGACCCGAGCATATATCAAAATTAGCACAAGAACTGGTTTAA
- a CDS encoding transposase encodes MIKTNDHYQLHLFDPWDFLSPKRRKLLDDSWAGLFQKEILRSLPVNLIKPCFSREAGRPTKELYTMLGVLLLQQAHDLTDEETVSQLAFNIQWHYALNLTEESDAAKYLCLKTLWTFRQLMIEKELDKALFNAIADKLAAVFRVNADNQRIDSVHVKSNMRRLGRINIFAASINKFLVNLKRKHPDHFSGISTEIIGMYISEKALSCFSMVKPSDSAKTLASVSKDLYHLIQEFKSDSDVASMYSYKLLERVLKEQCNLEVDPESGQKVTLKAPKEIPSDSLQNPSDPDATYSGHKGQGYQVQVMETFTKTDDEDEKAGTLNLITHVDVEPASASDANALIPAMDAARKQNLSPKEIQADSLYGSDENYQAAQSNGINLVSPTMGTTKKEKLSLTDFNLAADGQIITCPQGHAPVFKKKKKERITQGFPLDTCLGCPQLENCPVKPGKKYAYNRYTEKSARIARRRAYEQTDTFKDRYRWRAGVEATMSEYDRRTGVKRLKYRGLQAVRFAATLKAAGINLFRATIVQKALCYA; translated from the coding sequence ATGATTAAGACAAATGACCACTATCAGCTCCACCTTTTCGATCCCTGGGACTTTTTAAGCCCGAAGCGCAGGAAATTGCTCGATGACTCCTGGGCAGGGCTTTTTCAAAAAGAAATCCTCCGCTCATTACCGGTCAATCTAATCAAACCCTGTTTCTCAAGAGAAGCAGGACGTCCCACAAAAGAACTCTACACCATGCTCGGTGTTCTGCTGCTCCAGCAAGCTCATGATCTTACTGATGAAGAAACCGTATCCCAACTGGCATTCAATATCCAATGGCACTATGCCTTGAATTTAACGGAAGAATCAGATGCCGCCAAATATCTATGCTTGAAAACCCTGTGGACCTTCCGCCAACTCATGATCGAGAAGGAACTGGACAAAGCCCTCTTCAATGCTATTGCTGACAAGCTTGCCGCTGTGTTTCGAGTCAATGCTGATAACCAGAGAATCGATTCGGTCCATGTTAAGTCAAATATGCGCCGGCTGGGGAGAATCAATATTTTCGCAGCGAGTATCAATAAATTTTTGGTTAACCTGAAACGCAAACACCCTGACCACTTTTCCGGTATCAGCACCGAGATTATCGGAATGTATATTTCGGAAAAGGCATTGTCCTGCTTTTCCATGGTAAAACCCTCTGATTCAGCCAAAACTCTTGCAAGTGTCAGCAAGGATCTTTACCATCTGATTCAGGAATTTAAAAGCGACTCTGATGTTGCATCCATGTACAGCTACAAGCTGCTTGAAAGGGTTTTGAAAGAGCAGTGCAATCTGGAAGTTGATCCTGAAAGTGGTCAGAAGGTTACGCTTAAAGCTCCAAAAGAGATTCCTTCAGACTCACTTCAAAATCCTTCTGACCCTGATGCGACCTACAGCGGCCATAAGGGGCAAGGTTACCAGGTCCAGGTAATGGAAACATTTACAAAAACAGATGATGAAGATGAAAAAGCCGGAACCTTGAATCTGATCACTCATGTTGATGTGGAACCTGCCTCGGCAAGTGATGCCAATGCCTTGATTCCTGCAATGGATGCCGCCAGAAAGCAAAATCTTTCTCCCAAGGAAATCCAGGCTGACTCTCTTTATGGAAGCGATGAGAATTACCAGGCTGCCCAGTCGAATGGCATTAATCTTGTTTCGCCCACCATGGGAACGACCAAAAAGGAGAAGCTCAGCCTTACTGATTTCAACCTTGCGGCAGATGGACAAATCATAACATGCCCGCAGGGGCATGCCCCGGTTTTTAAAAAGAAAAAGAAGGAACGGATTACCCAGGGTTTTCCCCTTGATACCTGCCTGGGCTGCCCTCAACTAGAAAATTGCCCGGTAAAACCAGGGAAAAAATACGCATACAATCGATATACCGAAAAGTCTGCAAGGATTGCCCGTCGAAGAGCTTATGAACAGACAGATACGTTCAAAGATAGATACCGTTGGCGAGCCGGAGTCGAAGCGACAATGTCCGAATATGATCGACGCACCGGGGTGAAACGATTAAAATATCGAGGCCTCCAAGCAGTAAGATTCGCAGCAACCTTAAAAGCAGCAGGAATCAATCTCTTCAGGGCAACTATTGTCCAGAAGGCTCTCTGCTATGCATAA
- a CDS encoding phosphagen kinase yields MKAEPGLPFHVFSRSKIKQHLTLKLYNNLKKIRTSSGYSLDQAIKSGIGNPDSTIGIYAGDMESYNCFAPVLRPIIEDYHHLNPGWSHKPDIQEAVLPDLDPTHTFIRSSRIRVARNLCRFPFSCNITKAQRLALEKTVKQALNNLPEKLSGTYTSFSDLNEKQFNRLLKKGQAFPKGDRFMDAAGMNRDYPLGRGIFISRDKVVRVWVNEEDHLRIIAQRPNGDLAYVFNRLIQMIRALGETLDFAFDREKGFLTACPTNIGTAMRASVHIHLEKLEKNLPFLETITQNHHLQIRGTDGEKTAVEKAIFDISNARRLGISANTIIKDLHGGVQAIIQAEQN; encoded by the coding sequence ATGAAAGCTGAACCGGGACTGCCTTTTCACGTCTTTTCACGCTCTAAAATAAAGCAGCACCTGACACTCAAATTATATAACAATCTTAAAAAAATCCGCACTTCGTCAGGATACAGTCTTGATCAGGCCATCAAATCCGGCATAGGTAATCCGGATTCAACGATTGGAATTTATGCCGGGGATATGGAAAGCTATAACTGCTTTGCACCGGTACTGCGGCCCATTATCGAGGATTACCACCACCTTAACCCGGGCTGGTCTCATAAACCCGATATTCAGGAAGCTGTCCTGCCGGACCTGGACCCGACCCATACATTCATACGGTCATCCCGAATCCGGGTGGCACGAAACCTATGTCGGTTTCCATTTTCATGCAACATCACCAAAGCCCAGCGCTTGGCCTTGGAAAAGACGGTAAAGCAGGCATTAAACAACCTGCCTGAAAAATTATCCGGCACGTATACCAGCTTTTCGGATTTGAATGAAAAACAATTCAATCGTCTGCTTAAAAAAGGACAGGCCTTTCCCAAAGGCGACCGGTTCATGGACGCTGCAGGGATGAACCGGGATTACCCATTGGGACGCGGTATATTCATAAGCCGGGACAAAGTGGTCCGGGTATGGGTCAATGAGGAAGATCACCTGAGGATCATAGCCCAGCGTCCGAATGGAGACCTTGCCTATGTTTTTAATCGGTTAATACAGATGATCAGGGCATTGGGCGAGACACTTGATTTTGCCTTTGACCGGGAAAAAGGGTTTCTTACCGCCTGCCCCACCAATATCGGAACAGCCATGCGGGCAAGCGTGCATATCCATCTTGAAAAACTGGAAAAAAACTTACCTTTTCTCGAAACCATCACCCAAAATCATCACTTGCAGATCCGGGGGACGGACGGGGAAAAAACGGCTGTAGAAAAAGCGATTTTTGACATTTCCAATGCCCGCAGGTTAGGTATCAGTGCCAATACCATTATCAAGGATCTACATGGGGGGGTACAGGCCATTATCCAGGCTGAGCAAAATTAA
- the ttdB gene encoding L(+)-tartrate dehydratase subunit beta, with protein MSTKTLTTPIKDEDLEDITIGDVIFLDGYLITSRDDVHHRHIHQGKDLPVDLAGKAIFHAGPIMQERKDAPGKYEVISIGPTTSMRMEKLQKEFLEATGVKLVVGKGGMGPKTAEGCVASKAIHTVFPGGCAVLAASRVEEVESVEWLDLGMPEAMWVMRVKQFGPLIVSIDTKGNNLFEQNKKKFNEKKDEVVAEIIKHVDYLD; from the coding sequence ATGAGCACAAAGACACTGACAACACCGATTAAAGACGAAGATCTTGAAGATATCACCATTGGAGATGTTATTTTTTTGGACGGTTATCTGATCACCAGCCGGGATGATGTGCACCACCGCCATATCCACCAAGGCAAAGACCTGCCGGTTGACCTTGCAGGCAAAGCCATCTTTCATGCAGGGCCTATTATGCAGGAAAGAAAAGATGCGCCCGGCAAGTATGAAGTGATCTCCATCGGGCCGACCACCAGTATGCGCATGGAAAAACTTCAAAAGGAATTTTTGGAAGCCACAGGCGTTAAACTGGTTGTGGGCAAAGGCGGTATGGGGCCCAAAACAGCTGAAGGCTGTGTGGCGTCTAAAGCGATTCATACTGTATTTCCCGGCGGATGTGCCGTTCTGGCCGCAAGCCGGGTGGAAGAGGTGGAATCGGTTGAATGGCTGGATTTAGGCATGCCCGAAGCCATGTGGGTCATGCGTGTTAAACAATTTGGCCCGTTGATTGTTTCCATTGATACAAAAGGAAACAATCTTTTTGAACAAAACAAGAAAAAATTTAATGAAAAGAAAGATGAAGTTGTGGCGGAAATCATTAAACATGTGGATTATCTTGATTAA
- the ttdA gene encoding L(+)-tartrate dehydratase subunit alpha gives MDLNTQREHFIDVMAKFTGYAGKHLPDDVIAKLEELREQENTPMAKLIYGAMFDDLDMAHKLDRPACQDTGVIQYFVQVGSKFPMIDEIESCLVEAVKKATIESPLRHNCVEIFDEKNTGNNVGTRIPWIDWEVVPNNDEVKIYMYMAGGGCSLPGTAKVLMPLEGYDGAVKFIFDQITSYGINACPPLLVGIGIAGSVEVAAKLSKKALLRPIGTQNPNARGAELEKMIEKGLNDIQIGPGGLTGKNSVMGVNIEQAGRHPATIAVGLSTGCWAHRRALIKFDSSLEYEVISHKGVTL, from the coding sequence ATGGACCTAAACACACAACGCGAACATTTTATTGATGTTATGGCCAAGTTCACCGGCTATGCAGGCAAACATCTTCCTGATGATGTTATTGCCAAACTTGAAGAGCTCAGGGAACAGGAAAATACCCCCATGGCAAAACTGATCTATGGTGCCATGTTCGATGATTTAGACATGGCCCACAAGCTTGACAGACCGGCGTGTCAGGACACGGGTGTTATCCAGTACTTTGTACAGGTCGGTTCCAAATTTCCCATGATTGACGAGATTGAAAGCTGCCTGGTTGAAGCGGTAAAAAAAGCCACCATAGAATCTCCATTACGTCATAACTGCGTGGAAATTTTTGATGAAAAAAATACCGGCAACAATGTCGGCACAAGAATTCCATGGATTGACTGGGAGGTTGTTCCCAACAATGACGAGGTAAAAATCTATATGTACATGGCAGGCGGCGGTTGCAGCCTGCCCGGCACGGCCAAGGTCCTGATGCCCCTTGAAGGGTATGACGGTGCAGTCAAATTTATATTTGATCAGATCACCTCTTACGGCATCAACGCCTGTCCCCCGCTTTTGGTTGGAATCGGCATTGCAGGCTCCGTAGAAGTGGCTGCCAAGCTGTCCAAAAAAGCCCTGCTTCGGCCGATCGGCACACAAAATCCCAACGCCCGAGGTGCAGAATTAGAGAAGATGATTGAAAAAGGACTTAATGATATACAAATCGGTCCTGGCGGACTTACAGGTAAAAATTCAGTTATGGGTGTTAACATTGAACAGGCAGGACGCCATCCTGCGACCATCGCCGTTGGTCTGTCAACCGGATGCTGGGCGCACAGAAGAGCGTTGATCAAATTTGATTCAAGCCTGGAATATGAAGTTATCTCACATAAAGGAGTTACACTATGA
- a CDS encoding MoxR family ATPase, with protein sequence MEEITKQIENAHLLVNRIRNEVSKTLVGQEKLVDGLLTGLLTGGHVLIEGVPGLAKTSAVKALAAAVQADFKRIQFTPDLLPADLTGTEIYRPKTTDFITRKGPLFNNIILADEINRAPSKVQSALLEAMEEKQVTIGDTTYALPSPFLVLATQNPIEQEGTYPLPEAQVDRFMLKVLVEYPSRAQELEILKKTSFAAVEETSPVVSCEDLAGLKSLVDQVYVDEKLKEYIVSLIFATRNPESCKMQTGHYIEFGASPRATIFLAKAARVTAFLAGRAYVTPQDIKLAGPDVLRHRILLSFEAEAEEISTEQVVADLFDSVEVP encoded by the coding sequence ATGGAAGAAATCACAAAGCAGATCGAAAACGCCCATCTTCTGGTGAACCGTATCCGCAATGAGGTGAGCAAAACCCTGGTGGGACAGGAGAAGCTGGTTGACGGCCTGTTGACAGGGCTTCTCACCGGCGGGCATGTGCTCATTGAAGGTGTGCCGGGGCTTGCAAAAACTTCGGCGGTCAAGGCATTGGCTGCTGCTGTCCAGGCAGACTTTAAACGCATTCAGTTTACCCCGGATCTTTTACCTGCGGATCTGACCGGTACCGAAATTTACCGGCCAAAGACAACAGATTTTATCACCCGCAAAGGGCCGTTGTTCAACAATATTATTTTAGCTGATGAAATCAACCGCGCCCCTTCAAAGGTGCAGTCCGCACTTCTTGAGGCCATGGAGGAAAAGCAGGTGACCATCGGCGATACCACCTATGCCTTGCCTTCTCCCTTTCTGGTGTTGGCCACCCAAAACCCCATTGAGCAGGAGGGCACCTATCCGCTGCCCGAGGCCCAGGTGGACCGATTCATGCTCAAAGTGCTGGTGGAATACCCCAGCCGGGCCCAGGAACTTGAAATCCTAAAAAAGACTAGTTTTGCCGCGGTCGAAGAGACATCGCCCGTTGTCTCTTGCGAAGATCTTGCCGGATTAAAAAGTTTGGTGGATCAGGTGTATGTGGATGAAAAACTCAAAGAGTATATCGTCAGCCTGATCTTTGCCACGCGAAATCCGGAATCCTGCAAAATGCAGACAGGCCATTATATTGAATTCGGTGCATCGCCCAGGGCAACCATTTTTCTGGCCAAGGCAGCCCGGGTGACCGCATTTCTGGCCGGCCGGGCCTATGTGACGCCCCAGGACATAAAACTTGCCGGGCCGGATGTGCTGCGCCACAGAATTCTGCTCTCCTTTGAAGCTGAAGCTGAAGAGATTTCAACCGAGCAGGTGGTGGCGGACCTGTTTGATTCCGTAGAAGTACCTTAA
- the panP gene encoding pyridoxal-dependent aspartate 1-decarboxylase PanP, with protein sequence MAPSFSFFALPGQSAWSQDHKPTRKTTGQLIADRRSLDRVFIRPDDENSKKTLVKYMEQILFGLHDFLNRHVGVTEEISITELAKSYMDVEISDHPQKNLGQVIEDIIKDVAPKAVNVASPYFIGHMTSALPFFMVHLKAITAALNQNLIKMETSKVLAVIERQVLAKIHRLIFKQNEKFYQAHVQNTRTALGAFTSGGTTANMTAMWVARNRLFPPKDDFSSIEEDGLFKAMQVHQTDRVVILVSRRGHYSLRKASGILGLGNKNIIAVDVKPDHTIDINKLKQTIQDLKQQGRTKIAAIVGIAGATETGTIDPLPEMADICEQEQVHFHVDAAWGGPILLSNTYAHLLSGIERADSVTIDGHKQFYMPMGAGMVYFKNALALDAIAYHARYVNRKGSVDLGIKTLEGSREAACLILDASLKIMGAKGYALMIDHGIETARAFAQKIEERPEFELVTPPVLNILTYRMVPMAFRQKMKTARGEQRKHLNQELDEINIRIQRIQREAGKSFVSRTRLKLVPEDDFMVVVLRSVIMNPYTTEVILDDILDEQEKIYHQF encoded by the coding sequence ATGGCACCCTCTTTTTCATTTTTTGCATTGCCTGGACAAAGCGCCTGGTCCCAAGACCATAAACCTACACGAAAAACAACCGGGCAATTGATCGCAGACCGCAGATCCCTGGACCGGGTTTTCATCCGCCCCGACGACGAAAACAGCAAAAAGACCCTGGTCAAATACATGGAGCAGATCCTGTTTGGGCTGCACGATTTCCTTAACCGCCATGTGGGCGTCACCGAAGAAATCAGCATCACTGAACTTGCTAAAAGCTACATGGATGTTGAAATCAGCGACCATCCCCAGAAAAATCTGGGCCAGGTGATTGAAGATATCATTAAAGACGTTGCCCCTAAAGCGGTCAATGTGGCATCCCCCTATTTTATTGGCCATATGACCTCTGCCCTGCCCTTTTTCATGGTGCACCTTAAAGCCATTACCGCAGCCTTAAACCAGAATCTCATTAAAATGGAAACCTCTAAGGTGCTGGCTGTTATTGAAAGGCAGGTGCTGGCTAAAATTCACCGCCTGATTTTCAAACAAAATGAAAAATTCTATCAGGCACATGTCCAGAACACCCGTACGGCTTTGGGTGCATTTACATCCGGCGGCACCACGGCCAACATGACAGCCATGTGGGTGGCCAGGAACCGTCTGTTCCCGCCCAAAGACGATTTTTCAAGTATTGAAGAAGACGGTCTGTTCAAGGCCATGCAGGTCCATCAAACCGACCGGGTGGTGATCCTTGTATCCCGGCGGGGACATTACTCTTTGAGAAAAGCAAGCGGAATTTTAGGCCTCGGAAATAAAAACATCATTGCCGTGGATGTTAAACCGGATCATACCATTGATATAAACAAACTTAAACAAACGATCCAGGACCTCAAGCAACAGGGACGTACAAAAATTGCCGCAATCGTGGGCATTGCCGGGGCCACGGAAACAGGAACCATTGATCCGTTGCCTGAAATGGCCGACATCTGTGAACAGGAGCAGGTTCATTTCCACGTGGATGCCGCATGGGGCGGACCGATACTATTATCCAACACCTATGCCCACCTGCTTTCAGGCATTGAACGGGCGGATTCGGTTACCATTGACGGCCACAAACAGTTTTACATGCCCATGGGAGCGGGCATGGTTTATTTCAAAAATGCCCTTGCCCTTGATGCCATTGCCTACCATGCCCGGTACGTGAACCGAAAAGGCTCTGTGGATTTAGGTATCAAAACCCTTGAAGGCTCCAGGGAAGCCGCCTGCCTGATATTGGATGCATCCTTAAAAATCATGGGTGCCAAAGGGTACGCCCTGATGATTGATCATGGCATTGAAACAGCCAGGGCATTTGCCCAAAAAATAGAAGAGCGGCCTGAATTTGAACTTGTGACCCCGCCCGTACTCAATATTCTGACCTACCGGATGGTGCCCATGGCGTTTCGTCAGAAAATGAAAACCGCCCGGGGAGAGCAGCGTAAACATTTAAATCAGGAGCTTGACGAGATTAATATCCGCATCCAGCGCATCCAGCGGGAAGCAGGCAAAAGCTTTGTTTCCAGAACCCGCCTTAAACTGGTGCCGGAGGATGACTTTATGGTGGTGGTGCTCAGAAGCGTGATCATGAACCCTTATACCACCGAAGTCATTTTGGATGACATTCTGGATGAACAGGAAAAAATTTATCATCAATTTTGA
- the raiA gene encoding ribosome-associated translation inhibitor RaiA, whose translation MNISITFKNVPSSDAVKSHIDKKLKKLDKMLDSPAEAQVVLSEEKLHSIAEIKLICDKLKIHAKGEAEENNMYSAIDSVVEKIRIQITKFKEKQKRHLAGDKQSIKDEVLMDLVDSE comes from the coding sequence ATGAACATTTCAATCACCTTCAAGAATGTCCCTTCATCTGATGCTGTAAAATCCCACATCGACAAAAAATTGAAAAAATTGGATAAAATGCTGGATTCGCCAGCCGAGGCTCAAGTTGTCCTGTCAGAGGAAAAACTGCACAGTATTGCTGAAATAAAATTGATTTGCGATAAACTGAAAATTCATGCCAAAGGGGAGGCTGAAGAGAACAACATGTATTCAGCAATTGACAGTGTGGTCGAAAAAATTAGAATTCAGATCACCAAATTTAAGGAGAAGCAGAAACGGCATCTGGCCGGCGACAAGCAAAGCATCAAAGATGAAGTGCTTATGGATCTTGTCGACAGCGAATAG